The following DNA comes from Candidatus Liberimonas magnetica.
GTTTTTGATTTAGAAGTATCGGTGAAAGAAATTGAGATCGAAGGCAAGAGTCTGTTGATTGATATTTCGCGCGACATCACGCAACGCAAACGGATGCAGGAGATTCAGGAATTCAAAAATGTAATTCTTCGCACTCAACAGGAAGCTTCGATCGATGGAATAGTTATGCTGAATGAAGCTGGTGGCATTATATCATACAACCACAGGTTTGCTGAGATATGGGGTATTCCTTCTGAGGCAAGAGAATCCAGATATTATGAACAAGCTTTTCAATTAGTACAAGATAAATTAGTAAGCCCTGGAGAATTTATCAGCAAGATAAATTATTTGTACCAAAACCGGAATGAAACAAGCCGTGAGAATATCAATCTTAAAGATGGCAGGATCTTAGACCGTTATTCAGCTCCTATGTTAGGCAGTGATAATAAATACTATGGCAGGGTATGGTACTTCCGTGATATTACTGAGCAGAAACATTTAGAAGAACAGCTCCGGCAAACCTATAAAATGGATGCCATAGGTTCCTTAGCAGGCGGAATAGCGCATGATTTCAATAACTTGTTAACCGTTATTTCCGGTAATACAAATCTTATAATGGGTGAAGTCGATAAGACAAGTAATACCTACATAGACCTTAAGGAAATAAGTTTAGCTGCGGAGAAAGCTGCATCTCTTACCATGCAGTTATTGCTTTATAGCAGAAAACAACCTATGGGTTTTTACCCTTTAAATATAAATAAAACAATAAACGACATTTTGCAAATGCTGAAAAGGCTGATTGGTGAAGATATTACAGTGAATTTGGAATTAGAACCTGATATTGAGATCATCAAAGCTGATTTATCCAACATTGAACAGGTAGTTATAAATATCTGTATCAATGCAAGAGATGCGCTGCCTAAAGGCGGAACAATAACAATAAGGACAGAAAGTATAATTTTAAACGAAGATCAAAGCAGGGCGCTTGAAGGCTCACAGCCTGGAAAATATATCCGGCTTTCTATAGCAGATAACGGCGTAGGGATGGATAAAGAAACGCTAAAACATGTTTTTGAGCCGTTTTTTACTACAAAAGGACTTGGAAAAGGAAGTGGGATGGGGTTGCCCGTAGTTTACGGAATTGTAAAAGCACACAATGGATGGATAAATGTTTATAGCGAACCTGCCGATGGAACAGTTTTTAAAATTTATCTTCCTGTTATAAAAGCAGAAGAAGCTTTTAAAGAAAAAGATAGAGAAAAAGATAGAGAAAAAGATAGAGAAAAAGATAAAGCCTTTAAATTAAAAGGCAAAAGTGAACATGTTCTGGTTGTTGAAGATGATGAACAAGTTCTTCGATATATAGTAAGTATACTAGAGAGAAATAACTATCATATTTTTAATGCAGCAAATTCAAAAAATGCAATTGAAATTTTTGGGCAAAACAGTAAAAGTATTGATTTAGTCATAACTGATATGATATTATCCGATGGAAACGGGTTAGAAACTATTGAACGATTAAAACTAATCAAAAAAAATATCGGTGTAATAGTTTGCAGCGGTTATCTTGATGATAAATCCCGGTTTTCTGAAATACAGGAAAAAGGGTATAGATTCCTTCAAAAACCATTTAGTAAAATAGAGTTATTGAAAATAGTAAGAGAAATAATAGAGAACAATAATGGATGATTTACTTCATTGACTTTTTTAAGCTTGTTTAGTAAAATACGTAAAAATAAATACAGTTTTTTAATATTAGAAGGAATGACAGTCCCGCCTAAAGCGGGACGCGACATCGGAGGATAATATGGCAGATATGGTCATTAATGAACAGAATTTTGACGCAGAAGTATTAAATTCACAGGTTCCTGTGTTAGTAGATTTTTGGGCGCCATGGTGCGGCCCGTGCAAGATGATAGGCCCGGTAGTAGAAGAAATAGCCAAAGAATATGCCGGAAAACTGAAAGTAGGGAAAATCAATACGGACGAAAACCTCGGTGTTGCAAGCAAATATCAAATAACTTCTATACCCTGCCTCCTTTTCTTTAAAGCCGGGAAAGTTGTGGAAAGAATCGTAGGTTTTAGATCAAAGAATGACCTGAAAAAAATAGTAGATAAGGTAATAGCCTAAACCAGCCTGTACATCTTTTAAAATGAGCGACAATATTTATGACGTTATAATCATAGGCGGAGGCCCTGCTGGCCTGACTGCAGCTATATATACGACCCGTTCAAAATTAAAGACACTCCTCATAGAAAAAATGGGGTGCGGCGGGCAGGTTATAATTACGGACAACATTGAAAACTATCCTGGATTTCCAGAAGGGATAAGCGGTTTTGAACTTTCGGCAAAATTTGAAGAACAGGCAAGGAAGTTCGGCGTTGAAATAATAAACGACGAAGTAACCGGCTTAATAATAGAAAAAACTGATAACCTGAAAACCGTAAAAACCCAAAACTCTTCATTTAAAACATTAACTGTAATAATATCTTCTGGAGCTAACCCTAAAAAGCTTCAAGTGCCCGGTGAAGAGGAGTTTTTAGGAAAGGGAGTTTCCTACTGTGCAACCTGTGACGGCCCGTTTTTTAAAGCAAAAGACATTATAGTGGTGGGTGGGGGCGATTCTGCGGTAGAGGAAGCCATTTATCTTACAAGATTTGCAAAAAAGGTAACTCTCATACACAGAAGGGACAGGCTGCGCGCGGCAAAGCTAATACAAGACAGGGCCTTTAATAATCCTAAAATGGTTATTGTTTTAAACTCTATAGTAACAAAAATAACAGGCGACGAAAATGTGAAGGGCGTATTAATCAAAAATGTAGTGGATGGAAAGGAAAAACAGACAGATGCTTCGGGTGTCTTTATTTTTGCAGGCTATGTGCCAAACACTATGTTCCTGAAAGATACGCTTAAATTAGATGAAAGATGTTACGTTTTAACGGATAATGATATGAAGACTTCTGTGCCTGGTATATTTGCCTGCGGAGACGTGAGAAACAAGATGTTAAAACAGGTAGTAACTGCCGTAGGGGACGGCGCAGCCGCTGCTTTCTCAGCACAAGAATATGTAGACGAATTAAAAGGAACATCGTACAAATAAATCAATTGAAACAGCAGTCAATATTTGCTAAAATCATATAGCAAGATTTTCTGATATAGAAGAGTTAAGGGAGAGGTGTTATGAACGCAAATGCAAAAAAAATTATTGAAAAAGCATTAGATTTACCTCCGATTGAGCGAGCAGAACTGGTTGAATATATTTTTGAGAGTTTTAATAAAGAATTCCGCAAAGAAGTTGATAAGCAGTGGATCAAGGAATCGGAAGATAGGATTAATGCTTATGACCAAGGGAAGTTGAAAGCTATTCCTGCAAAAGACGTTTTCAAAAGAATAGATAAATAAACCTATAATGGAAATCAAATTCTTAGAGATAGCAGAAATAGAATTCAAAGACGCTTGTGCATATTATAATCAACAAAGCGA
Coding sequences within:
- a CDS encoding PAS domain S-box protein translates to MGKKTEDNRTKEDIETSEVRYRRLFESAKESEEKLSKQNILLQSIINSQKNMLIFALDKNYCYIAFNENHSNEMKKVYNADIEIGKCILDYLTIPELKRLAKASFDRALKGKNFIEQQFQQNTGIYYEIIWGPIKTPEGKIAGINVLARDITEKMKVVESLRDNEIKYRKIIDQASDSIMLLELTDEGIPIIRDANATVMLMHGYSREEIIGKPISFLDADSTPFLISKSAGRIAGDKKYIFEARHRRKDGSVFDLEVSVKEIEIEGKSLLIDISRDITQRKRMQEIQEFKNVILRTQQEASIDGIVMLNEAGGIISYNHRFAEIWGIPSEARESRYYEQAFQLVQDKLVSPGEFISKINYLYQNRNETSRENINLKDGRILDRYSAPMLGSDNKYYGRVWYFRDITEQKHLEEQLRQTYKMDAIGSLAGGIAHDFNNLLTVISGNTNLIMGEVDKTSNTYIDLKEISLAAEKAASLTMQLLLYSRKQPMGFYPLNINKTINDILQMLKRLIGEDITVNLELEPDIEIIKADLSNIEQVVINICINARDALPKGGTITIRTESIILNEDQSRALEGSQPGKYIRLSIADNGVGMDKETLKHVFEPFFTTKGLGKGSGMGLPVVYGIVKAHNGWINVYSEPADGTVFKIYLPVIKAEEAFKEKDREKDREKDREKDKAFKLKGKSEHVLVVEDDEQVLRYIVSILERNNYHIFNAANSKNAIEIFGQNSKSIDLVITDMILSDGNGLETIERLKLIKKNIGVIVCSGYLDDKSRFSEIQEKGYRFLQKPFSKIELLKIVREIIENNNG
- the trxA gene encoding thioredoxin; protein product: MADMVINEQNFDAEVLNSQVPVLVDFWAPWCGPCKMIGPVVEEIAKEYAGKLKVGKINTDENLGVASKYQITSIPCLLFFKAGKVVERIVGFRSKNDLKKIVDKVIA
- the trxB gene encoding thioredoxin-disulfide reductase, which codes for MSDNIYDVIIIGGGPAGLTAAIYTTRSKLKTLLIEKMGCGGQVIITDNIENYPGFPEGISGFELSAKFEEQARKFGVEIINDEVTGLIIEKTDNLKTVKTQNSSFKTLTVIISSGANPKKLQVPGEEEFLGKGVSYCATCDGPFFKAKDIIVVGGGDSAVEEAIYLTRFAKKVTLIHRRDRLRAAKLIQDRAFNNPKMVIVLNSIVTKITGDENVKGVLIKNVVDGKEKQTDASGVFIFAGYVPNTMFLKDTLKLDERCYVLTDNDMKTSVPGIFACGDVRNKMLKQVVTAVGDGAAAAFSAQEYVDELKGTSYK
- a CDS encoding addiction module protein; translation: MNANAKKIIEKALDLPPIERAELVEYIFESFNKEFRKEVDKQWIKESEDRINAYDQGKLKAIPAKDVFKRIDK